In the genome of Patescibacteria group bacterium, one region contains:
- a CDS encoding methyltransferase domain-containing protein, giving the protein MTSWYQKNIVPRLLNFEMGGDDLEKIRRVVLEKVKGAVLEIGVGPGYNFALYKNISKLFALEPSKELIEIAKTRLGSTSFPIEFLNTGAEHIPLPDHSVDTVVSTWTLCSVSDPRKVLSEIKRVLRPSGSFIFVDHGASPNFLIRMIQTASTFFTKYFTGNCHYDRQLEKLIRGAGFDIKKIEHPREGFKLLIYNFQGVAIPVNLETKFPNLI; this is encoded by the coding sequence ATGACTAGTTGGTACCAAAAAAATATTGTTCCTCGTTTGCTCAATTTTGAAATGGGCGGAGATGATTTGGAAAAGATCCGCCGTGTAGTTTTAGAGAAAGTAAAAGGCGCGGTTTTAGAAATTGGTGTGGGGCCGGGCTACAATTTTGCATTGTATAAAAATATTTCAAAATTATTTGCCCTCGAACCTTCGAAAGAACTTATCGAGATTGCCAAAACCCGTCTTGGTTCAACGTCATTTCCTATTGAATTTTTAAATACAGGAGCGGAACATATTCCACTGCCGGATCACTCTGTCGATACAGTAGTATCAACATGGACACTTTGTAGTGTTTCAGATCCTAGAAAGGTGTTGAGTGAAATCAAACGCGTACTTCGCCCCAGCGGTAGTTTTATTTTTGTTGATCACGGAGCTTCACCTAATTTTTTAATTCGAATGATTCAAACTGCCTCAACATTTTTTACTAAATATTTTACGGGCAATTGTCACTACGATCGACAACTTGAGAAATTGATTAGAGGAGCCGGTTTTGATATTAAGAAAATTGAGCACCCACGCGAGGGCTTTAAACTTTTGATTTATAATTTTCAAGGTGTTGCTATTCCAGTAAATTTGGAAACTAAGTTTCCAAATTTAATTTAA
- a CDS encoding phosphomannose isomerase type II C-terminal cupin domain: MDNSIYTEKRPWGSFTRFTKNEPVTVKIITVNAGQAFSLQSHEHRDEFWKIISGEGTITVGGTKTAVAPGLEYSVLRGTKHHIEASSSPVVFLEISRGEFDEADIVRFEDKYGRA; encoded by the coding sequence ATGGATAACTCTATATATACTGAAAAGCGGCCATGGGGATCGTTTACCCGATTTACCAAAAATGAACCGGTGACAGTTAAAATTATTACGGTCAATGCTGGACAGGCGTTTAGTTTGCAATCACACGAACATCGAGATGAGTTTTGGAAAATTATTTCTGGGGAAGGAACAATTACTGTGGGTGGCACAAAAACAGCCGTCGCGCCTGGACTTGAATACAGCGTTCTGCGAGGAACAAAACATCACATCGAAGCCAGCTCAAGTCCCGTAGTTTTTTTAGAAATTTCGCGCGGTGAATTTGACGAAGCAGATATCGTTCGTTTTGAGGATAAGTATGGACGGGCCTAG
- a CDS encoding glycosyltransferase has product MFGLQKNSRQWIVYVSTFPPRECGIATFTQDLMNTFDELYMPREESKVVAINLDSRSKHRYDLDRVIYQITQPDKKSYLGAARYLNSLENVSVVNIQHEFGIFGGEYGSYILDFMNELRKPIVLTLHTVLPGPNPILKKTVEELGMKANTIIVMTETSKKILATDYTIDASKIKIIPHGIHPKPFSDGKKAKAKLGLSGKMVLSTFGLLSKGKGIEYGIESLPEVVKRFPNVEYHVIGATHPVILAREGESYRKSLIKKVEQLGLRKHVIFHNKYFDLPDLLNFLEATDIYLALSLEPNQAVSGTFSYALGAGRPVIATRFAQAKEDITEETGLLVDFKNPEDIKNALLKMLKDPTRQKEMGKRAYFRTRSKTWHNCALLYMKEYITLAPSLSNIETNLPKIKLDHIFELTDKFGMIQFTNLTTPDPSSGYTLDDNARALIAVIKYCEERRDKSVLELAKIYLNFIDYVAEAFGDFSNYVNYDRTIPSEKNRIDSLEDARARALESLAIAASSNVMSKQLRTQAYSLYDLSANSFFPEHPRSMAFFLKSLTAWITIDPSVEIKTKIVGYADKLVELYEKNSTHNWQWFGDSLTYSNGLLPEALALAFRETGNEKYLSVAKTSLEFLILYSFQGDICVPIGQKGWFQKGGEKQLHDQQPEEVATLVQTLKTMYEITGEERYQHLMMLAFGWFTGNNLLRQVVYDYDSGGCYDGVGKDYVNLNQGAESTVMYLLARLAVEKSSTVHKKAKSWFERLTN; this is encoded by the coding sequence ATGTTCGGACTCCAAAAAAACAGTCGCCAGTGGATTGTCTATGTTTCTACCTTCCCTCCCAGAGAGTGCGGGATCGCCACTTTCACTCAGGACCTGATGAATACCTTTGACGAACTCTACATGCCTCGAGAGGAGTCAAAAGTGGTAGCAATCAATCTCGATAGTCGGTCAAAACATCGGTATGACTTGGACCGAGTAATTTATCAAATCACTCAGCCTGATAAGAAAAGCTATCTGGGCGCCGCTCGATATTTAAATAGTCTGGAAAATGTTTCGGTTGTAAATATTCAACACGAATTCGGTATTTTTGGCGGAGAATACGGTTCGTATATTTTGGATTTCATGAACGAACTCCGCAAACCAATTGTGCTTACCTTGCACACAGTTCTTCCTGGACCAAATCCAATTCTAAAAAAAACCGTAGAGGAACTTGGCATGAAAGCCAACACCATTATTGTTATGACAGAAACCTCGAAAAAAATATTGGCTACTGACTATACAATTGATGCTTCTAAAATAAAAATAATTCCTCACGGCATCCACCCAAAGCCATTTTCCGACGGCAAAAAAGCCAAAGCGAAGTTGGGGCTTTCAGGAAAAATGGTCCTTTCAACTTTTGGACTTTTGAGCAAGGGAAAAGGCATTGAATATGGCATTGAATCTTTACCTGAGGTGGTCAAACGTTTTCCAAATGTTGAATACCACGTCATTGGCGCGACCCACCCCGTCATTTTGGCGCGAGAAGGTGAAAGCTACAGAAAATCACTGATCAAAAAAGTTGAACAACTTGGGTTGCGAAAACATGTCATTTTTCATAATAAATATTTTGATTTACCTGACTTATTAAATTTTTTGGAGGCCACCGATATTTATCTGGCGCTTTCTCTTGAACCAAATCAGGCGGTTTCAGGAACATTTTCCTATGCACTCGGTGCTGGCCGGCCAGTCATTGCCACTCGATTTGCCCAAGCCAAAGAAGACATCACTGAAGAAACCGGATTGCTTGTTGATTTTAAAAATCCTGAGGATATTAAAAACGCGCTTTTAAAAATGCTAAAAGATCCTACGCGTCAAAAGGAGATGGGAAAACGCGCCTACTTCAGAACCAGAAGCAAGACGTGGCACAACTGCGCCCTGCTGTACATGAAAGAATATATTACGCTCGCACCGTCCCTCTCAAACATCGAAACCAATCTGCCAAAAATAAAACTCGATCACATATTTGAATTGACAGACAAATTTGGAATGATTCAGTTTACGAACCTAACCACGCCAGATCCGTCCTCCGGATACACACTCGACGACAACGCCCGAGCTTTGATTGCCGTCATAAAGTACTGCGAGGAGCGGAGGGATAAATCGGTACTTGAGTTGGCAAAAATTTATTTAAATTTTATAGATTACGTCGCAGAAGCTTTTGGGGATTTTTCCAATTATGTAAATTACGACCGAACGATTCCATCTGAGAAAAACAGGATTGATAGTCTAGAAGATGCTCGAGCCCGCGCGCTCGAATCGCTTGCTATTGCCGCAAGTTCAAATGTTATGTCGAAGCAGTTACGAACTCAGGCGTATTCGTTGTACGATCTCAGCGCAAATTCTTTTTTTCCTGAACACCCTCGGTCTATGGCGTTTTTTCTTAAATCTCTTACCGCATGGATTACCATCGACCCTTCTGTCGAAATTAAAACTAAAATTGTCGGTTACGCAGACAAGCTAGTCGAGCTCTATGAAAAAAATTCAACGCACAACTGGCAGTGGTTTGGTGACTCGTTGACCTACTCAAACGGGCTCTTGCCCGAGGCTCTTGCCTTGGCATTCCGCGAAACTGGTAATGAAAAATATTTGTCAGTGGCCAAGACTAGTTTGGAATTTTTGATCTTATACAGTTTCCAAGGTGATATCTGCGTTCCAATTGGACAGAAGGGCTGGTTTCAAAAAGGTGGCGAAAAACAACTTCACGATCAACAGCCGGAAGAAGTAGCCACGCTCGTCCAAACACTCAAAACCATGTACGAAATTACGGGTGAAGAACGCTATCAACACTTGATGATGTTGGCCTTTGGCTGGTTTACCGGCAACAACCTATTACGACAAGTAGTCTACGATTATGATTCTGGTGGTTGTTACGACGGAGTTGGTAAAGACTACGTCAACCTAAACCAAGGAGCGGAATCGACCGTTATGTATCTTTTAGCACGATTGGCGGTTGAAAAAAGTTCGACTGTGCATAAAAAAGCCAAGTCATGGTTTGAGCGATTAACAAACTGA
- a CDS encoding NUDIX hydrolase, with translation MELNEHPRVTVQREIIEELNIEAKFLVVDVFFLTQTVTVGLTAGHTDVSLWYVLEADSTQTLQYDPREFNGYKWFSYDEIVQTPLKKLDPNLHRFVRKWMNINS, from the coding sequence GTGGAATTGAATGAGCATCCGAGAGTGACCGTTCAAAGAGAAATTATCGAGGAGCTTAATATCGAAGCTAAATTTTTGGTCGTGGACGTTTTCTTTTTGACTCAAACTGTCACTGTCGGGCTAACTGCGGGACACACAGATGTTAGTTTGTGGTATGTTCTTGAAGCAGATTCAACTCAAACTCTCCAATATGATCCACGAGAATTTAATGGGTATAAGTGGTTTAGTTATGACGAAATAGTACAAACGCCACTCAAAAAATTAGACCCGAATCTTCATCGGTTTGTTAGAAAATGGATGAATATCAATTCCTAG
- a CDS encoding glycosyltransferase family 4 protein, translating to MKIILLVARDGFSFINQAEALSKGLRIVNIDHKIIRIVDEFPEKEIREYNPDCILGIGSWHSYKDFVEKPRFLGIRAVPWIVSDDAFDTFVNEYNELDLILTTSEYCKSVFVQGGIKKDIVKVVPEAVNDGFWKPILDEDLLPFIKRISITHSEIVLPQTFDLEKIKEKGIPILFTTGGDATSKGALEVIAALGRLDRSVPWIYILKTWPSEFSFGRSILELALAEKLGIRDRLKYIVGEFSDEFMLGLMNLCDIYVAPSRSEGFGLPLVEAQMCGKPVITIAATAAQETIKDGKTGFLVGQDSESKSPRADVKALSEILAKLLSNPRLCEKLGSQGVAYSREHFSPEVIVNQLLKELTNQKYGH from the coding sequence ATGAAAATTATTCTACTAGTTGCCCGAGACGGGTTTAGTTTTATCAATCAGGCGGAAGCGCTGTCAAAAGGCTTACGTATCGTGAACATTGATCATAAAATTATTCGAATTGTTGACGAATTTCCAGAAAAAGAAATTAGGGAGTACAACCCGGATTGCATACTCGGTATTGGTTCGTGGCATTCATATAAAGATTTCGTTGAAAAGCCTCGATTTCTCGGTATCCGCGCCGTTCCTTGGATAGTTTCCGATGATGCATTTGATACATTTGTTAATGAGTATAATGAGCTCGATCTCATTTTGACGACCAGCGAATATTGTAAGAGTGTTTTTGTGCAAGGCGGAATCAAGAAGGATATCGTGAAGGTTGTTCCAGAGGCCGTCAACGATGGTTTTTGGAAACCAATACTAGATGAGGATTTGTTGCCATTTATAAAGCGGATTTCAATTACCCATTCAGAAATAGTGTTACCACAGACTTTTGATCTTGAAAAAATAAAAGAAAAGGGTATTCCCATTCTTTTTACCACAGGCGGAGATGCAACGAGTAAAGGGGCGCTCGAGGTAATAGCCGCTCTTGGAAGGCTCGATAGGTCTGTTCCTTGGATTTATATATTAAAAACTTGGCCCTCAGAATTCAGCTTCGGTCGTTCAATTCTCGAGCTCGCGCTAGCGGAAAAGTTAGGTATTCGAGATAGGCTTAAGTATATTGTTGGAGAGTTTTCGGACGAGTTCATGCTCGGCCTTATGAATCTTTGTGATATCTATGTTGCGCCATCGCGGAGTGAAGGATTTGGTTTACCGCTTGTAGAAGCCCAGATGTGCGGAAAGCCCGTTATTACTATTGCGGCCACTGCGGCTCAAGAAACCATCAAGGATGGAAAGACCGGGTTTTTAGTTGGCCAAGACAGCGAAAGTAAATCACCGCGCGCCGATGTAAAAGCTCTTTCAGAGATTTTGGCAAAACTTCTTTCAAACCCAAGGCTTTGTGAAAAACTCGGTTCCCAAGGAGTAGCGTATTCCCGAGAACATTTCAGTCCCGAAGTTATTGTCAATCAACTTTTGAAAGAATTAACTAACCAAAAATATGGTCACTAA
- a CDS encoding DUF192 domain-containing protein, translating into MVTKKSQFFVLAVTAILLLSFIVFWKVNQKDIGLSELAGEGDVKNSVELDIGHSHLTVMIADIPALQIKGLGGRDFLADDQGMLFIFKDLAYPSIWMKDMHFPIDILWFNDEKKVVSVEKNVATSTYPKIYTPKLPARYVLETNAGFFEKNNLKIGSEIYFSKEVAK; encoded by the coding sequence ATGGTCACTAAAAAGAGTCAATTTTTCGTACTCGCTGTGACCGCAATCCTCCTTTTGTCCTTTATAGTTTTTTGGAAAGTCAATCAAAAGGACATTGGCCTTTCGGAGCTAGCTGGTGAAGGAGACGTTAAAAACTCTGTAGAGCTTGATATAGGACATTCTCATCTTACGGTAATGATAGCCGACATCCCAGCCCTTCAAATAAAGGGTTTGGGTGGACGTGACTTTTTAGCCGACGACCAAGGAATGCTTTTTATATTTAAAGATTTAGCATACCCAAGTATTTGGATGAAGGACATGCATTTTCCGATTGATATTTTGTGGTTTAATGATGAAAAAAAAGTGGTGAGCGTCGAAAAAAATGTTGCAACTTCCACATATCCCAAAATCTATACACCGAAATTGCCTGCGCGCTACGTTTTGGAGACAAATGCCGGTTTTTTTGAAAAAAATAATTTAAAAATTGGTAGTGAAATTTATTTTTCAAAAGAAGTTGCAAAGTAA
- a CDS encoding VOC family protein, which translates to MTEKTILTPELKVFDFNASLDFYTKLVGFEVLYDRPEENFAMLGINGARIMIEALTPKSRTWKVGNLERPLGRGMHFQIEVPDVQVLYQNFKNAGWPIFFEMEEKWYRMNDRELGNKQFLVQDPDGYLLRFFQDLGSKPIK; encoded by the coding sequence ATGACCGAAAAAACAATTCTAACTCCTGAGCTTAAAGTTTTTGATTTTAATGCCAGTTTGGATTTTTACACCAAACTTGTAGGATTTGAGGTGCTGTACGATCGACCGGAAGAAAATTTTGCTATGCTCGGTATAAACGGAGCTCGCATTATGATCGAAGCCCTAACTCCAAAAAGTCGCACATGGAAAGTGGGGAATTTAGAAAGGCCACTCGGTCGTGGCATGCATTTTCAGATAGAAGTACCAGATGTTCAAGTGTTGTATCAAAACTTCAAAAATGCTGGTTGGCCAATTTTCTTTGAAATGGAAGAAAAATGGTATCGGATGAATGATCGGGAACTTGGTAATAAACAATTTTTAGTGCAGGACCCCGATGGATATTTGTTAAGATTTTTTCAGGATTTGGGTAGCAAGCCAATTAAATAA